One stretch of Lodderomyces beijingensis strain CBS 14171 genome assembly, chromosome: 3 DNA includes these proteins:
- a CDS encoding mitochondrial 54S ribosomal protein uL2m, with amino-acid sequence MIPRITSQSLFKASRNSASRVAPSSATCSANLLRFRSTITNTDPSINSSQLTELEEQDIRFRKQRELELKLTKIKHYGELFPVHTHPGSTHYKKPVHEHLHKGRPIKALTVPLKKTSGRNNSGQIRVRGRGGGHKRRVRLVDFHRYEPGKNKVVRIEYDPNRSGHLALLQHMETGNLSYIIAPQGLRGGDIVESFRDGIPQDFMEEMKRNNNGEVDDALLSARVLQRGNCLPLKMLPVGSIIHNVGLNPNRGSQLIRSAGTFGKILAKDAAKNKAIVKMSSGEHRYIQLNCHATLGVVSNKEHQLISWGKAGRSRYRGRRPMVRGVAMNACDHPHGGGRGKSKSNKVTQSMWGLKKFAKTRLVPNKLVIRNRKGRMIRHKK; translated from the coding sequence ATGATACCGCGTATTACCAGCCAATCATTATTCAAAGCGAGCAGGAACAGCGCTTCAAGGGTAGCGCCTTCTTCTGCAACTTGCTCCGCCAACTTGCTCCGTTTCAGATCCACAATCACCAACACAGACCccagcatcaacagcagccaaTTAACAGAGTTGGAAGAGCAAGACATTCGATTTAGAAAACAGAGAGAGCTCGAACTTAAGCtaaccaaaatcaaacatTATGGAGAGCTTTTCCCCGTGCATACCCATCCGGGCTCAACTCATTACAAGAAACCCGTCCATGAACACTTGCACAAGGGACGTCCCATCAAAGCTCTAACTGTGCCCCTCAAGAAAACCAGCGGTAGAAACAACTCGGGCCAGATCCGGGTGCGTGGCCGTGGTGGAGGTCACAAGCGTCGAGTGAGACTCGTGGATTTCCACAGGTACGAGCCAGGCAAGAACAAAGTGGTGCGTATCGAATACGATCCAAATAGATCGGGACACTTGGCACTTTTGCAGCACATGGAAACTGGCAATTTATCCTATATTATTGCCCCACAGGGGTTGCGTGGTGGCgacattgttgaaagtttCAGAGATGGCATCCCTCAGGATTTCATGGAGGAAATGAagcgcaacaacaacggcgAAGTTGACGATGCCCTTTTATCAGCTCGTGTCTTGCAAAGAGGCAACTGTTTGCCTTTGAAGATGTTACCCGTGGGATCAATAATTCACAACGTGGGGTTGAATCCAAACAGAGGCTCGCAGTTGATACGTTCCGCGGGTACTTTTGGCaaaatcttggccaaggacGCAGCTAAAAACAAAGCTATTGTCAAGATGAGCAGCGGCGAGCACAGATATATCCAATTAAACTGCCATGCCACTTTGGGCGTGGTATCAAACAAGGAACACCAGTTGATCTCGTGGGGTAAAGCGGGCAGAAGCCGTTATAGAGGTAGAAGGCCTATGGTTAGAGGTGTTGCCATGAACGCATGCGACCATCCtcacggtggtggtagaggtaagtccaagtccaacaaggTGACTCAATCGATGTGGGGTTTGAAGAAGTTTGCAAAGACAAGATTGGTGCCTAACAAATTGGTGATTAGAAATAGGAAAGGCCGTATGATTAGACATAAAAAGTAA